The following are encoded in a window of Spea bombifrons isolate aSpeBom1 chromosome 2, aSpeBom1.2.pri, whole genome shotgun sequence genomic DNA:
- the LOC128473637 gene encoding uncharacterized protein LOC128473637: protein MEQENNPNKAIRQRRTFRSLDKQEAKRVLEIYVRRSLRNSEKTKENEFEKENGSNKDQGLLSESSKCNEFANMKKSNMACGPKAEENEENQDWNIESLPPDVKDDMFKSRVDDANCFNAKKQSWFKTLMSRLFKRKENKEDMPIRNVDKTVLEVSCPTEDQVTSSKENGPHTSKKFTRKTSLKRVLNFTKGTSEQGKVITPTKEECNFKLKRPTRLSLKGINRPLTGKTGRDFPKNCITMFITYSIKKNDECYQKLSAEIEHIVKECDDPHERSGAHVSQNTDECDALIKAIVSILCKKGDELNSKMKNDPTLNSFLKNISYNSFKQLADVYIDQEMKNKDISAMPDDMKFAYSIHFTAQVAGIAFHPVNRIMGFGNQYLQDTFFDFSRCKADKVNSTDSEKCTLSPD from the exons ATGGAACAAGAAAACAACCCCAACAAGGCAATCAGACAGAGAAGAACATTCAGGTCTTTGGATAAACAAGAAGCAAAAAGGGTTCTGGAAATCTATGTTAGGAGAAGTTTAAGGAACTcagagaaaacaaaagaaaatgaatttgAAAAAGAGAATGGATCCAATAAAGATCAGGGGCTACTCAGTGAATCCTCAAAATGTAATGAGTTTGCTAATATGAAAAAGAGCAATATGGCATGTGGACCTAAAGCTGAAGAGAATGAAGAGAATCAAGATTGGAATATTGAGAGTTTACCACCAGATGTTAAAGACGACATGTTTAAAAGCAGGGTAGATGATGCAAACTGTTTTAATGCCAAAAAACAGTCATGGTTTAAGACACTTATGAGCCGCTTAttcaagagaaaagaaaataaggaaGACATGCCAATAAGAAATGTGGACAAAACTGTGCTAGAAGTTAGTTGTCCAACTGAGGATCAAGTAACTTCCTCCAAAGAGAATGGCCCTCACACATCAAAAAAATTTACCCGGAAGACTAGCCTCAAACGTGTACTTAATTTTACAAAGGGTACTTCTGAACAAGGGAAGGTAATTACTCCTACAAAAGAAGAGTGCAACTTCAAGTTAAAAAGGCCTACACGTCTTTCGCTGAAAGGCATCAACAGACCCTTAACAGGCAAAACTGGTAGGGATTTTCCTAAGAACTGCATAACAATGTTTATCACATACAGTATAA aaaaaaacGATGAATGTTATCAGAAATTATCTGCAGAAATTGAGCACATAGTTAAAGAATGCGATGACCCGCATGAAAGAAGTGGAGCACACGTCTCACAGAATACTGATGAATGTG ATGCCTTGATTAAAGCAATAGTTTCTATTCTCTGTAAAAAAGGGGATGAGTTGAATAGTAAG atgaaaaATGACCCAACACTTAACAGTTTCTTGAAAAACATTTCCTACAATTCATTCAAGCAATTAGCAGATGTCTACATTGAccaagaaatgaaaaataaagacatttctGCAATGCCAGATGACATGAAATTTGCAtattctatacattttacagccCAAGTTGCTGGCATAGCATTCCATCCTGTGAACAGAATCATGGGCTTTGGAAACCAATATCTTCAAGACACGTTCTTTGACTTTTCACGCTGCAAGGCAGACAAG GTTAACAGCACTGACTCGGAGAAATGTACCCTCAGCCCTGATTAA
- the LOC128475080 gene encoding transcription factor ETV6-like, whose amino-acid sequence MIKTNYLDFSNKQQATSVIMSATDNPEETPKKEDRLTVGYLTKPATFSLLQDPSFASRTPGFFIEEVIFRVPGSLRIHPSLWSKEDVIQWLRWAEEEYSLRRTDDSKFIMNGRGLCVLTKEDFKKRSPSSGDVLYELLTCIKSHRRAFRSHPFIKQSIRKINHHQLDTSPNKTTVIPRSYVACCSYEQTSIMDRKLYQDGPLNLSYRTQREYDKKD is encoded by the exons ATGATAAAAACAAACTACTTGGATTTCAGCAACAAACAACAAGCAACTTCTGTAATAATGTCAGCGACTGATAACCCTGAGGAAACTCCTAAGAAAGAG GACAGGTTAACTGTGGGATACTTGACAAAACCTGCAACATTTTCATTGCTACAAGATCCCTCTTTCGCCAGTAGGACACCTGGTTTCTTTATTGAAGAAGTGATTTTTAGAGTACCTGGAAGCCTTA GAATTCATCCATCCCTGTGGAGCAAAGAAGATGTTATTCAGTGGCTACGATGGGCAGAAGAGGAATATTCACTGAGAAGGACAGATGACAGCAAGTTCATCATGAATGGCAGAGGGTTATGCGTTCTTACAAAGGAAGACTTTAAGAAGCGTTCTCCAAGTTCAG gtGATGTTTTGTATGAGTTGCTAACATGTATTAAGTCTCACAGAAGAGCATTCAGAAGCCATCCATTTATCAAACAGTCAATAAGAAAAATCAACCATCACCAACTGGATACCTCCCCCAACAAAA CAACAGTGATTCCAAGAAGCTATGTAGCATGCTGTTCCTATGAACAAACATCTATTATGGACAGGAAGCTTTATCAAGATGGACCTCTTAACTTATCTTACAGGACACAAAGAGAATATGATAAAAAAGACTGA